In Sphingobium sp. Z007, one DNA window encodes the following:
- the panB gene encoding 3-methyl-2-oxobutanoate hydroxymethyltransferase — protein sequence MSTTFTIDTATSRANPTPAPMKRLTVPAIQRRKYEGKTAEPLVMLTAYTARQAQLLDPHCDMLLVGDSLGQVIYGLPSTLAVTLDMMIAHGAAVVRGSYHSVVLVDMPFGSYESSPQQAFASASRVMAETGCAAVKLEGGEAMADTIAFLSQRGIPVMAHIGLTPQAVNALGGYGARGKSQEEHAKIMADARAVAQAGAFAMVLEGVMEELAVAITDSVDVPVIGIGASAHCDGQVLVTEDMLGMFDRVPRFVKRYENLAQTIDGAAARYAAEVRTRSFPTDDQVYRPKI from the coding sequence ATGTCCACGACCTTCACGATCGACACCGCGACCAGCCGCGCCAACCCCACGCCCGCGCCGATGAAGCGCCTCACCGTGCCCGCCATCCAGCGGCGCAAATATGAGGGGAAAACGGCCGAACCGCTGGTCATGCTGACCGCCTATACCGCGCGTCAGGCACAGCTGCTCGACCCGCATTGCGATATGCTGCTGGTCGGCGATTCGCTGGGCCAGGTGATTTACGGCCTGCCCTCTACGCTGGCCGTCACGCTCGACATGATGATCGCCCATGGCGCGGCGGTGGTGCGGGGCAGCTATCACAGCGTCGTGCTGGTCGACATGCCCTTTGGCAGCTATGAATCCTCGCCGCAGCAGGCGTTCGCCAGCGCCAGCCGGGTGATGGCGGAAACCGGTTGCGCTGCCGTCAAGCTGGAGGGCGGCGAGGCGATGGCGGACACCATAGCCTTCCTCAGCCAGCGCGGCATCCCGGTGATGGCGCATATCGGCCTGACGCCCCAAGCCGTGAACGCGCTGGGCGGCTATGGCGCGCGCGGCAAGAGCCAGGAGGAACATGCCAAGATCATGGCCGACGCGCGCGCGGTGGCGCAGGCCGGCGCCTTCGCCATGGTGCTGGAAGGGGTGATGGAGGAACTGGCGGTCGCGATCACCGACAGCGTCGATGTGCCGGTCATCGGCATCGGCGCTTCGGCCCATTGCGACGGTCAGGTGCTGGTGACCGAAGACATGCTAGGCATGTTCGATCGGGTGCCCCGCTTCGTGAAACGCTATGAAAATTTGGCGCAGACCATCGACGGCGCTGCCGCCCGCTACGCTGCCGAGGTGCGGACGCGCAGCTTTCCCACTGACGATCAGGTCTATCGTCCTAAAATTTGA
- a CDS encoding tetratricopeptide repeat protein — translation MALTPQNSQAFMREVDDAVRQDQLLGFWQRYGRWILVAVVLGLAAFGGWLYWQHHSKTQSEAVSEQMDRVLTTAAGGGAPDAKQLDALAKADQPGYRASALLTQAGVASRKGDAKGAIALYAAMAADTKLDQPYRDLALIRQTALEFETLKPQQVVDRLKPLAIEGAPWFGSAGELVAIAYMKMGKTDLAGPIFAAMAKDANVPQSIRSRARQMAGLMGIDAVEIPAEPSEG, via the coding sequence GTGGCCCTGACGCCGCAAAATAGCCAAGCCTTTATGCGTGAGGTGGACGACGCCGTCCGCCAGGACCAGCTTCTGGGCTTTTGGCAGCGCTATGGCCGCTGGATTTTGGTCGCCGTCGTGCTGGGCCTGGCCGCTTTTGGCGGCTGGCTCTACTGGCAGCATCACAGCAAGACCCAGTCGGAAGCGGTATCCGAGCAGATGGATAGGGTGCTGACGACGGCGGCCGGCGGCGGCGCGCCCGATGCCAAGCAACTCGACGCGCTGGCCAAGGCTGACCAGCCGGGCTATCGCGCCTCCGCGTTGCTGACGCAGGCCGGCGTCGCATCGCGCAAGGGCGACGCCAAGGGCGCGATCGCGCTTTATGCCGCAATGGCCGCCGACACCAAGCTGGACCAGCCCTATCGCGACCTGGCGTTGATCCGCCAGACCGCGCTGGAGTTTGAGACGCTCAAGCCCCAACAGGTGGTCGACCGATTGAAGCCCCTGGCGATCGAGGGCGCGCCCTGGTTCGGCAGCGCCGGTGAGTTGGTGGCGATCGCCTATATGAAGATGGGCAAGACCGACCTGGCCGGTCCGATCTTCGCCGCGATGGCGAAGGACGCCAATGTGCCGCAGTCGATCCGTTCACGCGCGCGACAGATGGCAGGATTAATGGGGATCGACGCGGTCGAGATCCCGGCCGAACCGAGCGAAGGATGA
- a CDS encoding PQQ-binding-like beta-propeller repeat protein yields the protein MTSMKFAPIGRVVTMAAIVALLAGCGVIGGKKGGPKTPVVGNRTSILNNEQGVEIEPSLADVQVTLPAPYVNDSWSQPGGDPSKAMGHVSLGGSPAQVWTASIEGSSPQARLAASPVVAGGKLFVTDAGAHVIAFDAASGAKLWQTNLPSEGKGNGRVLFGGGVSVLGDRVFASTGFGDVFALNGADGAILWKKHLSGPLRGAPTLENGHVYVMGQDNQVFALNQSDGETQWTDSGTLQVTGIFGVAAPAAAQGTVIAGYSSGEINAYRYENGRTLWGDALSRTSISTAVASLTDIDADPVIDRGRVFAIGQGGRMASYELTSGQRLWEINIAGISTPAVVGEWVFAVTSDARLLCVARATGKIRWVSQLRRWQKEKKKDKAIRWTGPVLAGGRLIVVSTRGEMVYVDPATGSVQSTVDMDRSMSLSPIVANNMLYVLADDGKLTAFR from the coding sequence ATGACCAGCATGAAATTCGCGCCGATAGGCCGTGTCGTAACGATGGCCGCCATAGTCGCCCTGCTGGCCGGGTGCGGCGTGATCGGCGGCAAGAAGGGCGGCCCCAAGACGCCGGTCGTGGGCAACCGCACGTCGATCCTGAACAACGAACAGGGTGTCGAAATCGAACCCAGCCTGGCCGATGTGCAGGTCACCCTGCCCGCTCCCTATGTCAACGACAGCTGGTCGCAGCCGGGCGGTGACCCGTCCAAGGCGATGGGGCATGTCTCACTGGGCGGATCGCCCGCGCAGGTGTGGACCGCCTCGATCGAGGGCAGTTCGCCCCAGGCGCGACTGGCCGCTTCGCCGGTCGTGGCAGGCGGCAAGCTGTTCGTGACCGACGCGGGCGCGCATGTCATCGCCTTCGATGCGGCGAGCGGCGCAAAGCTGTGGCAGACCAACCTGCCCTCCGAAGGCAAGGGCAATGGCCGCGTGTTGTTCGGCGGCGGCGTCAGCGTCCTGGGCGACCGGGTGTTCGCCAGCACGGGCTTTGGCGACGTCTTCGCGCTGAATGGCGCCGACGGCGCGATCCTCTGGAAAAAGCATCTGTCCGGCCCGCTGCGCGGCGCGCCGACGCTGGAAAACGGCCATGTCTATGTGATGGGCCAGGATAATCAGGTGTTCGCGCTCAACCAGTCCGACGGCGAAACCCAGTGGACCGATAGCGGCACGTTGCAGGTCACTGGCATTTTCGGCGTCGCGGCCCCCGCCGCTGCGCAGGGCACCGTGATCGCAGGTTATAGCTCAGGCGAAATCAATGCCTATCGGTACGAAAATGGCCGCACCCTGTGGGGCGACGCGCTGTCGCGCACCAGTATATCGACCGCCGTGGCGTCGCTGACCGATATCGACGCTGATCCGGTGATCGACCGCGGCCGCGTCTTCGCGATCGGCCAGGGTGGCCGCATGGCCTCCTACGAACTGACCAGCGGCCAGCGGCTGTGGGAAATCAACATTGCGGGCATCTCCACCCCCGCCGTGGTCGGCGAATGGGTATTCGCCGTCACCAGCGACGCCCGGCTGCTCTGCGTCGCGCGCGCCACCGGCAAAATCCGCTGGGTCAGCCAGCTACGCCGCTGGCAGAAGGAAAAGAAGAAGGACAAGGCGATCCGCTGGACCGGCCCGGTGCTGGCCGGCGGCCGCCTGATCGTGGTATCGACCCGCGGCGAGATGGTCTATGTCGATCCCGCAACCGGATCGGTGCAATCGACGGTGGACATGGATCGCTCCATGTCGCTCTCGCCGATCGTCGCCAACAACATGCTCTATGTGCTGGCTGACGACGGGAAATTGACGGCGTTCCGTTAA
- the der gene encoding ribosome biogenesis GTPase Der — MLPTVAIVGRPNVGKSTLFNRLVGKKLALVDDQPGVTRDRREGEAHLLGLDFTIVDTAGYEDEDANSLPGRMRMQTEAAVENCDVALFMIDARAGITPLDEEIARWLRANDAPVILVANKAEGKAADDGVMEAFSLGLGEPVPFSAEHGQGMADLFQALLPHLEREGDEPHEKEFYEDDESAPLKLAIVGRPNAGKSTLINRLLGENRLLTGPEAGITRDSIAVDWMWTSREGVERPVRLIDTAGMRKRAKVQEKLEKLAVSDGINAVNFAEVVVLMIDSTRGLEAQDLRIADRVLEEGRALVVALNKWDTVEHGSALYQGIKKALDEGLAQVRGVPIMTISGSTGKGLDDLIHVAFETRTAWSQRVSTGILNRWFETALEANPPPAPGGKRIKLRYITQNKTRPPTFVLFGTRLDDLPESYRRYLVNGIRRELGFGAVPVRLTLRSQKNPFATK; from the coding sequence ATGCTGCCCACCGTAGCCATTGTCGGGCGCCCCAATGTGGGCAAGTCCACCCTCTTCAACCGCCTGGTCGGCAAGAAGCTGGCGCTGGTCGACGACCAGCCCGGCGTCACCCGCGACCGGCGAGAGGGCGAGGCGCATCTGCTGGGCCTCGACTTCACGATCGTCGATACCGCCGGTTATGAGGATGAGGACGCCAATAGCCTGCCCGGCCGGATGCGGATGCAGACCGAAGCGGCGGTGGAAAATTGCGACGTCGCCCTGTTCATGATCGACGCGCGTGCGGGCATCACCCCGCTGGACGAGGAAATCGCCCGTTGGCTGCGCGCCAACGACGCCCCCGTCATATTGGTCGCCAACAAAGCGGAGGGTAAGGCGGCGGACGATGGCGTCATGGAAGCCTTTTCGCTGGGCCTTGGCGAACCGGTCCCCTTTTCCGCGGAACACGGCCAGGGCATGGCCGACCTGTTCCAGGCGCTGCTCCCCCATCTGGAGCGGGAGGGCGACGAGCCGCACGAAAAGGAATTTTACGAGGATGACGAGAGCGCCCCGCTCAAGCTCGCCATCGTCGGCCGTCCCAATGCGGGCAAGTCCACGCTTATCAACCGGTTGCTGGGCGAAAACCGCCTGCTGACCGGGCCGGAAGCGGGGATCACCCGCGACAGCATCGCTGTCGATTGGATGTGGACCAGCCGCGAAGGCGTGGAGCGCCCGGTCCGCCTGATCGATACGGCCGGCATGCGCAAGCGCGCCAAGGTGCAGGAAAAGCTGGAAAAGCTGGCCGTGTCGGACGGCATCAATGCGGTGAACTTCGCCGAAGTCGTCGTGCTGATGATCGATTCGACGCGCGGCCTGGAGGCGCAGGATCTGCGCATCGCCGATCGGGTGCTGGAGGAAGGCCGCGCCCTCGTCGTCGCGCTCAACAAATGGGATACGGTCGAACATGGTTCGGCGCTGTATCAGGGCATCAAGAAGGCGCTGGACGAAGGGCTGGCGCAGGTGCGCGGCGTGCCGATCATGACTATTTCCGGGTCCACCGGAAAGGGACTGGACGACCTGATCCATGTCGCCTTCGAAACCCGCACCGCCTGGTCGCAGCGCGTGTCCACCGGCATCCTCAACCGCTGGTTCGAAACCGCGCTGGAGGCCAATCCGCCGCCCGCCCCCGGCGGCAAGCGGATCAAGCTGCGCTACATCACCCAGAACAAGACCCGCCCGCCGACATTCGTGCTGTTCGGCACGCGGCTCGATGACCTGCCCGAAAGCTATCGCCGCTATCTGGTGAACGGCATTCGCCGCGAACTGGGGTTCGGCGCGGTGCCGGTGCGCCTGACGCTGCGCAGCCAGAAAAACCCGTTCGCGACCAAATAA
- a CDS encoding sulfurtransferase TusA family protein, producing MAADPVAVNARGMKCPWPALRAARALRDADAIVIEADDPIAASELAALAQQQGWTFAAFGNHRFALSRTR from the coding sequence ATGGCGGCCGATCCCGTTGCGGTTAACGCCAGGGGCATGAAATGTCCCTGGCCCGCGCTGCGCGCCGCCCGTGCCCTGCGCGACGCGGACGCCATCGTCATAGAGGCCGACGACCCGATCGCCGCGAGTGAATTGGCGGCGCTCGCCCAGCAGCAGGGCTGGACCTTTGCGGCATTTGGCAACCATCGTTTCGCCCTGTCGCGCACCCGCTGA
- a CDS encoding Hpt domain-containing protein, producing the protein MSYQDTELVSWSEFTRTRAELGTAFLRILGYFREDGAKSIGAVEEAFRARNAAALVTPAHTLKGESAQFGAYRLSAMAEEIEMVARRCVETHEGPDELIEVVVALRPCFTETMALLDRDANPLVARRPATFGRRADVPAQGFGRAV; encoded by the coding sequence GTGTCCTATCAAGATACCGAACTGGTCAGTTGGAGCGAATTTACGCGGACCCGCGCTGAGCTGGGCACCGCCTTTCTGCGTATCCTGGGCTATTTCCGGGAAGATGGCGCCAAATCCATCGGCGCCGTCGAAGAGGCTTTCCGCGCCCGCAACGCCGCCGCGCTGGTCACGCCCGCCCATACGCTCAAGGGCGAATCGGCCCAGTTCGGCGCCTATCGCCTGAGTGCCATGGCCGAGGAAATCGAAATGGTCGCCCGCCGCTGCGTGGAAACGCATGAAGGCCCGGATGAACTGATCGAGGTCGTAGTCGCGTTGCGCCCTTGCTTCACCGAGACGATGGCGCTGCTGGATCGCGACGCGAACCCGCTGGTCGCCCGCCGACCCGCCACCTTCGGCCGTCGCGCCGACGTGCCTGCACAGGGATTTGGCCGGGCGGTCTGA
- a CDS encoding LLM class flavin-dependent oxidoreductase, translating to MTRFSLLDLVPVREGDTVATALANAADLAAHAEALGYHRFWVAEHHGMAGIASAATAVVLAHIGHATSTIRIGAGGIMLPNHAPLVIAEQFGTLDALFPGRVDLGLGRAPGSDQRVAQAIRRNLSGGPDQFPRDVMELQAYFAQDERLSIQATPGAGADVPLWILGSSLYGAQLAAALGLPYAFASHFAPAALDEAIEIYRRDFRPSAQLPYPYVMAGYNVFAADTAEEAHLLASSMQQSFVRLRTGQPGKLQPPVPGYFEALPAQAQAMLSDVLSVSSIGTQADVERDIAAFLRRTQADELILTGQIFDPAARKHSFAIAMAAAQTVTTREIA from the coding sequence ATGACCCGTTTTTCCCTGCTCGATCTCGTCCCCGTCCGTGAAGGCGATACCGTCGCCACAGCGCTCGCCAATGCGGCGGACCTTGCCGCTCATGCGGAGGCGTTGGGCTATCACCGATTCTGGGTCGCCGAACATCATGGCATGGCGGGCATCGCATCGGCCGCAACCGCGGTCGTGCTGGCGCATATCGGCCATGCGACATCGACCATCCGCATCGGCGCGGGTGGCATCATGCTGCCCAATCATGCGCCGCTGGTGATCGCCGAACAGTTCGGCACGCTCGACGCCCTTTTCCCAGGCCGGGTCGACCTGGGCCTGGGCCGTGCGCCGGGTTCCGATCAGCGGGTCGCGCAGGCGATTCGCCGCAACCTGTCTGGCGGACCGGATCAGTTCCCGCGCGACGTGATGGAATTACAGGCCTATTTCGCCCAGGACGAGCGGCTCAGCATCCAGGCGACGCCGGGCGCTGGCGCAGATGTGCCGCTCTGGATATTGGGGTCCAGCCTCTACGGCGCGCAGCTCGCCGCTGCATTGGGCCTGCCCTACGCCTTCGCGTCCCATTTCGCGCCCGCCGCGCTGGATGAGGCGATCGAAATCTACCGCCGCGACTTCCGCCCGTCGGCGCAGCTCCCATATCCTTATGTGATGGCCGGCTATAATGTCTTTGCCGCTGACACGGCGGAGGAAGCCCATCTGCTCGCCAGTTCGATGCAGCAGTCCTTCGTGCGGCTGCGCACCGGCCAGCCGGGCAAGCTGCAACCGCCGGTGCCGGGCTATTTTGAGGCGCTGCCCGCGCAGGCGCAGGCAATGCTGTCCGATGTGCTGAGCGTCTCCAGCATCGGCACGCAGGCGGATGTCGAGCGCGACATCGCCGCCTTCCTGCGCCGCACCCAGGCCGACGAACTGATTCTGACCGGCCAGATTTTCGATCCCGCCGCACGCAAGCACAGCTTCGCCATCGCCATGGCCGCCGCTCAGACGGTCACGACGCGCGAGATCGCCTGA
- a CDS encoding acyltransferase — MGQVRALGIGNNQDGRVFNIPQPDGVRRSAAIAIARVICILGVVYVHAWTGLNGEALKALRGSGQDNLRWLLMELFGRSAVPLLGLISGWLVAQSQTTRDWGRHVRRKARTILLPMVMWNIIAIILVSGAAWRLGLSAPMPQSGWWLVDEILILTRNPDINVQMPFLRDLFLCMVAAPLLVRMPNWSLVVIAVVAAGCHIAGFGPPLLMRASILVFFTLGILAQRGGWAERVAGKPMLLMAAPFALLMAAQLYQAVTVGDDAWPVGPRALDLTLRVAAAVAFWRLAWALADSPARPMLLRTEPYMFLLFSAHLILIWLLGPVLGGLFGKMGTPFYPFYLIAQPLMVLGAVVAIGAALRRVAPGAAALLSGGRLKRPEPQAISRVVTV; from the coding sequence ATGGGTCAAGTTCGGGCATTGGGAATAGGCAACAATCAGGATGGCCGCGTGTTCAATATTCCCCAGCCCGATGGAGTACGTCGCTCAGCCGCGATCGCGATCGCCCGCGTCATATGCATATTGGGCGTGGTCTATGTACACGCCTGGACCGGGTTGAACGGGGAAGCGCTCAAGGCGTTGCGCGGCAGTGGGCAGGATAATCTGCGCTGGTTGCTGATGGAATTGTTCGGTCGCAGCGCCGTGCCGCTGCTGGGCCTGATTTCCGGCTGGCTGGTCGCACAGTCGCAGACTACGCGTGACTGGGGACGCCATGTGCGACGCAAGGCGCGGACCATCCTGCTGCCCATGGTCATGTGGAACATCATCGCGATCATTCTGGTGTCGGGCGCCGCCTGGCGGCTTGGGCTGTCGGCGCCGATGCCGCAATCGGGCTGGTGGCTGGTGGACGAGATACTGATCCTGACCCGCAACCCCGACATCAACGTGCAGATGCCGTTCCTACGCGACCTGTTTCTTTGCATGGTCGCCGCGCCGCTGCTGGTGCGCATGCCAAACTGGTCGCTGGTGGTGATCGCGGTTGTGGCGGCGGGTTGCCATATCGCGGGATTCGGCCCGCCGCTGCTGATGCGGGCGTCGATCCTGGTCTTCTTCACGCTGGGCATCCTGGCGCAGCGCGGCGGTTGGGCCGAACGCGTGGCGGGCAAGCCGATGCTGTTGATGGCGGCTCCCTTCGCGTTGTTGATGGCCGCGCAACTCTATCAGGCCGTCACGGTCGGCGACGACGCCTGGCCGGTGGGTCCGCGGGCGCTGGACCTGACGCTGCGCGTGGCGGCAGCGGTCGCTTTCTGGCGTCTGGCCTGGGCGCTGGCGGACAGCCCGGCGCGGCCGATGCTGCTGCGGACAGAGCCTTATATGTTTCTGCTGTTCAGCGCCCACCTGATCCTGATCTGGCTGCTGGGGCCGGTGCTGGGCGGGCTTTTCGGGAAGATGGGCACGCCCTTCTATCCCTTCTACCTGATCGCGCAGCCGTTGATGGTGCTGGGCGCGGTGGTGGCGATCGGCGCGGCATTGCGCCGCGTCGCCCCCGGAGCGGCGGCGCTGCTCAGCGGCGGGCGGTTGAAGCGGCCGGAGCCTCAGGCGATCTCGCGCGTCGTGACCGTCTGA
- a CDS encoding ATP-binding protein codes for MTHMPGAHHFSAASAPVHLTSVQSMGMVFQIAGSSSKVLIDAQRLAILGQDEDPCTAMAGQVGSQVKMRVGNSWLVASVRAMTLDQASKGIVADIDFLGEGDEEKLTGRIYRFRRGVTRYPTPGTDIFPVSGHDMQQIYAADDRANVEIGTVYPTTDTRAALYVDSMLGKHFALLGSTGTGKSTSAALILHRICDLSPQGHIVMIDPHGEYGAAFATNGAVFDVTNLALPYWLMNFEEHCEVFVTSSGSERTVDCDILAKCLLAARMKNRLAESIGRLTVDSPIPYLLSDLTTILQNEMGKLDKGTNSLPYMRLKTKIDEIKADPRYSFMFSGMLVADTMQAFLAKIFRLPSDGKPISIIDVSAMPSEITSTVVSVLSRLVFDYAIWARDEPQRPILLVCEEAHRYIPNTTTGNGQAVRKILERIAKEGRKYGISLGLITQRPSDLAEGVLSQCGTIIAMRLNNDRDQAFVKAAMPEGARGFLDSIPALRNREAIICGEGVAVPIRVALDNLEEHRRPASGDPSFTELWRQSGSEADILDRTITRWRNQGR; via the coding sequence ATGACCCATATGCCGGGCGCACATCATTTTTCTGCTGCATCAGCGCCTGTGCATCTGACGTCCGTCCAATCGATGGGCATGGTGTTCCAGATCGCCGGGTCCAGCTCCAAAGTGCTGATAGACGCTCAGCGCCTGGCGATATTGGGACAGGATGAAGACCCCTGCACCGCCATGGCGGGCCAGGTCGGCAGCCAGGTCAAGATGCGCGTCGGCAACAGCTGGCTGGTCGCCAGCGTCCGCGCGATGACATTGGACCAGGCGAGCAAGGGCATCGTGGCCGACATCGATTTCCTGGGCGAAGGCGATGAGGAAAAGCTGACCGGCCGCATCTACCGCTTCCGCCGCGGCGTCACCCGCTATCCAACGCCCGGCACCGATATATTCCCGGTGTCGGGGCACGACATGCAGCAGATCTACGCAGCGGATGACCGCGCGAATGTGGAGATCGGCACCGTCTATCCCACCACAGACACGCGCGCCGCGCTCTATGTCGATTCGATGCTGGGCAAGCATTTCGCGCTGCTCGGCTCCACCGGCACCGGCAAGTCGACCAGCGCCGCCCTGATCCTGCACCGCATCTGCGACCTGTCGCCGCAGGGCCATATCGTCATGATCGACCCCCATGGCGAATATGGCGCGGCCTTCGCCACCAATGGCGCGGTGTTCGACGTCACCAATCTGGCCCTGCCCTATTGGCTGATGAATTTCGAGGAGCATTGCGAGGTCTTCGTCACCTCCTCCGGCTCCGAACGCACGGTCGATTGCGATATCCTGGCCAAATGCCTGCTCGCCGCGCGGATGAAGAACCGCCTGGCCGAAAGCATCGGCCGGCTGACAGTCGATTCGCCGATCCCCTATCTTCTGTCCGACCTCACCACCATCCTCCAGAATGAGATGGGCAAGCTCGACAAGGGCACCAATTCGCTGCCCTATATGCGCCTGAAAACCAAAATCGACGAGATCAAGGCCGACCCGCGCTACAGCTTCATGTTTTCCGGCATGCTGGTCGCCGACACGATGCAGGCCTTTCTCGCCAAGATTTTCCGCCTGCCCTCCGACGGCAAGCCGATCTCGATCATCGACGTGTCGGCCATGCCATCAGAGATCACCTCGACCGTCGTGTCGGTGCTGTCGCGTTTGGTGTTCGACTATGCGATCTGGGCGCGCGACGAACCGCAGCGGCCCATCCTGCTGGTCTGCGAAGAAGCGCATCGCTACATCCCCAACACGACCACCGGCAACGGTCAGGCGGTGCGCAAGATATTGGAGCGGATCGCCAAGGAAGGCCGTAAATACGGAATTTCGCTGGGCCTCATCACCCAGCGGCCGTCCGATCTGGCCGAAGGCGTGCTGTCGCAATGCGGCACCATCATTGCGATGCGCCTCAACAACGATCGCGACCAGGCCTTTGTGAAAGCCGCCATGCCCGAAGGCGCGCGCGGCTTCCTCGATTCGATCCCCGCCCTGCGCAATCGCGAAGCGATCATCTGCGGCGAAGGCGTCGCCGTGCCGATCCGCGTCGCGCTCGACAATCTGGAGGAGCATCGCCGCCCCGCATCGGGCGACCCCAGCTTCACCGAACTGTGGCGTCAATCCGGCAGCGAAGCCGACATATTAGATCGCACCATCACCCGCTGGCGCAACCAGGGGCGCTAA